Proteins co-encoded in one Sebastes fasciatus isolate fSebFas1 chromosome 11, fSebFas1.pri, whole genome shotgun sequence genomic window:
- the LOC141776815 gene encoding E3 ubiquitin/ISG15 ligase TRIM25-like: protein MAQKGVQLDHERFSCSICLDLLKDPVATSCGHSYCMNCIKSFWDGEDEKKIYSCPQCRQTFTPRPVLMKNTIISDLVEELKKTGLQAAPADHCYAGPEDVACDFCTGRKLKAFKSCLVCVISYCEKHLQPHYDVAQLKKHKLVEPSKKLQENICSRHDEVMKMFCRTDQQCICYLCLMDEHKGHDTVSAAAERTERQRELEVSRLSIQQRIQDREKDVKLLQQEVEAVNRSADKAVEDSEKIFTELIRLMEKRSCDVKQQVRSQQKSEVSRVKELQEKLEQEITELKRRDAELKLLSHTDDHDQFLLDYPSLSPLSESTHSSSINIRPLSYFEDVTAAVSEVRDKLQDVLREKWTNVSQTVTEVDVLLSQPEPKTRAGFLQYSREITLDPNTAHTQLLLSEGNRKATLTRQQQSYSKHPDRFTTFFQVLSRESLTGRCYWEVERRGGGVYVAVAYKSIRRAGVGVNECGFGRNDKTWMLCCDQNSYRFFYNKVKTPVSGPQPSRVGVYLDHSAGILSFYSVSETMTLLHRVQTTFTEPLYAGLLLAGCDTTAELCKLGEDEKKIYSCPQCRQTFTPRPVLMKNTIISDLVEKLKKTGLQAAPADHCYAGPEDVACDVCTGGKLKAFKSCLVCLASYCEKHLQPHYDSAPFKKHKLVEPSKKLQENICSRHDEVMKIFCRTDQQCICYLCSVDEHKGHDTVSAAAERTERQRELEVSRLNIQQRIQDREKDVKLLQQEVEAVNHSADKAVEDSEKIFTELIRLMEKRSCDVKQQVRSQQKSEVSQVKELQEKLEQEITELKRRDAELKLLSHTEDHDQFLLNYSSLSPLSESTHSSSINIRPLSYFEDVTAAVSEVRDKLQDVLREKWTNVSQPVTEVDVLLSQPEPKTRAGFLQYSREITLDPNTAFTLLLLSEGNRKATFMRQHQSYSSHPDRFTHWEQVLSRESLTGRCYWEVEWRGRGVDVAVAYKSIRRAGGVNECLFGYNDKSWALYCDQNSYIFWYNNVQTPVSGPLSSRVGVYLDHSAGILSFYRVSETMTLLHRVQTTFTEPLYAGLCFNYYDTTAELCKLK from the exons atggcgcagaaaggagttcagctggaccaCGAAAGGTTCTCTtgttccatctgtctggatctactgaaggatccggtggctacttcctgtggacacagctactgcatgaactgtattaaaagcttctgggatggagaggatgagaagaagatctacagctgccctcagtgtaggcagaccttcacaccgaggcctgtcctgatgaaaaacaccataatatcagatttagtggaggaactgaagaagactggactccaagctgctcctgctgatcactgctatgctggacctgaagatgtggcctgtgatttttgcactgggaggaaactgaaagccttcaagtcctgtctggtgtgtgtaatctcttactgtgagaaacacctccagcctcattatgatgtggctcaattaaagaaacacaagctggtggagccctccaagaagctccaggagaacatctgctctcgtcacgatgaggtgatgaagatgttctgtcgtactgatcagcagtgtatctgttatctctgcttaatggatgaacataaaggccacgacaccgtctcagctgcagcagaaaggaccgagaggcagagagagctggaggtgagtcgactcagcatccagcagaggatccaggacagagagaaagatgtgaagctgctccaacaggaggtggaggctgtcaatcgctctgctgataaagcagtggaggacagtgagaagatcttcaccgagctgatccgtctcatggagaaaagaagctgtgatgtgaagcagcaggtcagatcccagcagaaaagtgaagtgagtcgagtcaaagagcttcaggagaagctggagcaggagatcactgagctgaagaggagagacgctgagctgaagctgctgtcacacacagatgATCACGACCAGTTTCTACTCgactacccctcactgtcaccactcagtgaatctacacactcatccagcatcaatatccgtcctctgagctactttgaggacgtgacggcggctgtgtcagaagtcagagataaactacaggacgttctgagagagaaatggacaaacgtctcacagacagtgactgaagtggatgttttactgtcacaaccagagcccaagaccagagctggattcttacaatattcacgagaaatcacactggatccaaacacagcacacacacagctgttattatctgaggggaacagaaaagcaacattaacgagacaacaacagtcttattctaaacacccagacagattcactacATTTtttcaggtcctgagtagagagagtctgactggacgttgttactgggaggtggagaggagagggggaggagtttatgtagcagtcgcatacaagagtatcaggagagcaggggtTGGGGTGAATGAATGTGGGTTTGGACGGAATGACAAAACTTGGATGTTATGTTGTGACCAAAACAGTTATAGATTTTTCTACAACAAAGTCAAAActcccgtctcaggtcctcagccctccagagtaggagtgtacctggatcacagtgcaggtattctgtccttctacagcgtctctgaaaccatgactctcctccacagagtccagaccacattcactgagcctctctatgctggacttttGCTTGCAGGTTGTGATaccactgctgagttgtgtaaactg ggagaggatgaaaagaagatctacagctgccctcagtgtaggcagaccttcacaccgaggcctgtcctgatgaaaaacaccataATATCAGATTTAGTGGagaaactgaagaagactggactccaagctgctcctgctgatcactgctatgctggacctgaagatgtggcctgtgatgtctgcactggggggaaactgaaagccttcaagtcctgtctggtgtgtctggcctcttactgtgagaaacacctccagcctcattatgactcagctccgttcaagaaacacaagctggtggagccctccaagaagctccaggagaacatctgctctcgtcacgatgaggtgatgaagattttctgtcgtactgatcagcagtgtatctgttatctctgctctgtggatgaacataaaggccacgacaccgtctcagctgcagcagaaaggaccgagaggcagagagagctggaggtgagtcgactcaacatccagcagaggatccaggacagagagaaagatgtgaagctgctccaacaggaggtggaggctgtcaatcactctgctgataaagcagtggaggacagtgagaagatcttcaccgagctgatccgtctcatggagaaaagaagctgtgatgtgaagcagcaggtcagatcccaacagaaaagtgaagtgagtcaagtcaaagagcttcaggagaagctggagcaggagatcactgagctgaagaggagagacgctgagctgaagctgctgtcacacacagaggatcacgaccagtttctactcaactactcctcactgtcacctctcagtgaatctacacactcatccagcatcaatatccgtcctctgagctactttgaggacgtgacggcggctgtgtcagaagtcagagataaactacaggacgttctgagagagaaatggacaaacgtctcacaaccagtgactgaagtggatgttttactgtcacaaccagagcccaagaccagagctggattcttacaatattcacgagaaatcacactggatccaaacacagcattcacactgctgttattatctgaggggaacagaaaagcaacatttatgAGACAACATCAGTCTTattctagtcacccagacagattcactcaTTGGGaacaggtcctgagtagagagagtctgactggacgttgttactgggaggtggagtggagagggagaggagttgatgtagcagtcgcatacaagagtatcaggagagcagggggggtgaatgaatgtttgtttggatacaatgacaaatcttgggcgtTATATTGTGACCAAAACAGTTATATATTTTGGTACAACAATGTCCAAActcccgtctcaggtcctctgtcctccagagtaggagtgtacctggatcacagtgcaggtattctgtccttctacagagtctctgaaaccatgactctcctccacagagtccagaccacattcactgagcctctctatgctggactttgttttaattattatgaTACCACTGCTGAattgtgtaaactgaaatag